The Meiothermus ruber DSM 1279 genome includes the window TCCACCTTGGCCAGATGGGCCTGCACTTCTTCCAGCGTGCGCACCCCCCCATTCAGCACGATGGTCAGGTGGGGAAAGTCTTGCTTGAGCCGGTAGACCCAGTCGTAGCGCAGCGGGGGGATGGTGCGGTTTTCGGCGGGTGAAAGACCCTTGAGGTAGGCCTTGCGGGCGTGGACGATAAACACCCCCACCCCCACCCCGGCCAGTTTTTCGACGAAGCGGGCCAGATAACGGTAGTCCTCCACCTCGTCCACCCCCAGCCGGTGCTTGGCCGTGACCGGAATTTTCACGGCCTGCCGCATGGCCGCCATGCTCTCTGCCACGAGATCGGGCTCGAGCATCAGGCAGGCCCCAAACCCACCCCCCTGCACGCGCTCCGAGGGGCAGCCCAGGTTCAGGTTAATCTCGTCGTAGCCCCAGGCTTCACCAATCCGGGCTGCCTCGGCCAGCTTTTCCGGCACCGAGCCCCCTAGCTGCAAGGCCACCGGGTGCTCCTCGGGGCTGAAGTCCAGCAGTTTGGGCCGGTTGCCCAGCAAGATGGACTGATCCACCACCATCTCGGTATACAGGCGCACCCGCCTGGAGATGAGCCGCACCAGATAGCGAAAATGCCGGTCGGTCCAGTCCAGCATCGGCGCGACGGACAGCCGGTAGGAGTCTTGGTCGAGCGGGGTCATTGGACGTTGGCCAGCACCTCCTGGGGCGATAAGCGCTTGGGCTCGCGGAACTCGATATCCTCCCACTCGCCTTCCTCGACGACCTCGAGGTTGGGGTTGAGGCCACGGAAATAGGCCACCACCTCCTGCACCAGATCATCCGGGGTCGAAGCCGCCGAGGTGATGCCCACCCTGCGCACCCCCTGGAGCCACTCCGGCCGGATGTCGTGCACGGTATTGATGCGCTCGGCCCGGCCCACCAGGCTCCGGGCCAGCTCCAGCAGCCGCATCCCGTTGGAAGAGGCCAGGCTGGTGAGCACCAGAAACAAGTCCACATGGGGCGCAATCTGCTTGACGGCATCCTGGCGGTTTTTGGTGGCGTAGCACAGGTCGTGGCGGCTGGGCACCACCAGCCTGGGGAAGCGCCGCTTGAGGATCTCGATGGTGGCCAGGGTATCGTCCACCGAGAGGGTGGTCTGGGTCAGCACCACCACCTTTTCGGGGTCGGGCACCTCGACGGTGCGGGGGTCGGCCAGGCGGGGATCGCGCCCCACATGGGTGTGCACCGCCACCAGGATGGTGTTTTCCGGCGCTTCACCGCGGGTGCCCTTAATCTCTTGGTGGTCGGCGGAGTCGCCAATCAGCAAAATCCAGTAGCCCTCCCGGGCGTAGCGCTTGGCCTCGCTGTGGACTTTGGTGACCAGGGGGCAGGTCGCATCAATCTGGTGCAGGTTGCGGCGGGCTGCCTCGGTACGCAGCCAGGGGGGGATGCCGTGGGCCGAGAACACCACGGTTTCGTTCAGCTTTCGGCCCGCCTTCGCCAGCTCCTCGCGGAGCGCGTCCACCTCGGATAGGTCTTCGACAAAGTGCACCCCGTGTCGGTCTTGCAGCCGTTGGATCACCACATCGTTGTGCACGATGGCGTGGTACACCACCAGTTCGCCCTCCTCGCGCAATTCCCGAGCCGCCTTTTCCACTGCCTCAATGGCCATAACCACCCCGGCGCAAAAGCCCCGGGGTTTGGCCAGATAGACTCGCTCGACCATACCGAAAGCCTACCTTAGCACAGGCCATTGCCCGGCTCTGTAA containing:
- the ispH gene encoding 4-hydroxy-3-methylbut-2-enyl diphosphate reductase; its protein translation is MVERVYLAKPRGFCAGVVMAIEAVEKAARELREEGELVVYHAIVHNDVVIQRLQDRHGVHFVEDLSEVDALREELAKAGRKLNETVVFSAHGIPPWLRTEAARRNLHQIDATCPLVTKVHSEAKRYAREGYWILLIGDSADHQEIKGTRGEAPENTILVAVHTHVGRDPRLADPRTVEVPDPEKVVVLTQTTLSVDDTLATIEILKRRFPRLVVPSRHDLCYATKNRQDAVKQIAPHVDLFLVLTSLASSNGMRLLELARSLVGRAERINTVHDIRPEWLQGVRRVGITSAASTPDDLVQEVVAYFRGLNPNLEVVEEGEWEDIEFREPKRLSPQEVLANVQ
- the dusA gene encoding tRNA dihydrouridine(20/20a) synthase DusA, whose amino-acid sequence is MTPLDQDSYRLSVAPMLDWTDRHFRYLVRLISRRVRLYTEMVVDQSILLGNRPKLLDFSPEEHPVALQLGGSVPEKLAEAARIGEAWGYDEINLNLGCPSERVQGGGFGACLMLEPDLVAESMAAMRQAVKIPVTAKHRLGVDEVEDYRYLARFVEKLAGVGVGVFIVHARKAYLKGLSPAENRTIPPLRYDWVYRLKQDFPHLTIVLNGGVRTLEEVQAHLAKVDGVMLGRAVYEDPFVLEPADRRLFGEAHATTRLEVAQAMLRYAEAQLEQGTPLWAMARHMLNLFKGQPRGRLWRRVLSERACRRGAGVEVLQEALERVAASGEVAPELAHHAGL